In Altererythrobacter aquiaggeris, the genomic stretch TTCGATAATCTCCGGAATCACGTGCTGGATCAGCGGGGCGTGCGCCGGCAAAACGACCAATTGCAAGATGCCTTCGCTTTTTTCGCCAGGGGGGAAACGGATTGCTTCTGGCGAACATACGCGGGCGTGCGTCGGGCCGACAATTTCAGGCCAGCGTGTCACGACAGACGATTGCACAAACCCAAACCGCCGGAAGGCCGTGCGGCCGATCTGCGGCATCAAATCAGATATTTGTTTGGCCTGACCACCGCGAGGTCGCTCGTATTTGCGAAACAGGTGCTTTTTCGCAATTTGCGGCGCCTTTGCGCGCGGTTTTCGATCATCCCGTTCCATCTGGTATCAGGCCATGCCATAGGCAGAGCGTGACTGCCAGCAAACACCGCAATTCCGCCCGGATTTCGCCGCTGCTTCTAAAGTGGTACGATCTTTGCGCGCGCAGTCTGGTCTGGCGTGCCCCGCCTGGCCATCCGCCGGCCGATCCATACCATGTATGGCTATCGGAAGTGATGCTGCAGCAAACCACGACAGCGGCGGTCACGCCCTACTTCAAAAAATTCATAAACCGCTGGCCGACGGTAGAGGCGCTGGCTGCGGCGCCGGAAGAAGACATCATGGCTGCATGGGCCGGGCTTGGCTATTATTCGCGGGCGCGAAATCTGGCCAAATGCGCGCGTCAAATTGCCAAGTTGGGCGCGTTCCCGCAAGCCGAGGACGATTTGCGCAAGCTGCCCGGTCTGGGCGCCTATACGGCGGCCGCTATTGCTTCCATCGCATTCGGCAAGCGGGCGGTGGTGGTGGATGCAAATGTCGAACGGGTCGTCTCCCGGCTATTCGCTATTGTGGCCCCGCTGCCGGCCGCACGCAAGGCGATCCGTGTTGCCGCGGACGCTATAACACCCGCAATCCGCGCGGGTGATCACGCGCAAGCCATGATGGATTTGGGCGCGACAGTTTGCACCAGCCGCGAGCCGCGCTGTCTGCTGTGCCCGCTCACGAAATATTGCGAAGCGCGGGCAACAGGCGAGCCGGGACGTTTCCCGGTCAAACCGCCAAAGAAAACGAAGCCGGAGCGAAAGGGAACCGCATTCTGGATCGAACGGGGCGGCAACGTCTGGCTGGTTAAACGTGCGAGCAAAGGGATGCTTGGCGGAATGCGCGCTTTGCCTGATGACGGATGGACTGCGCGAAATGACGGCAGCGGTGATTCGCCATTATCCGGCGATTGGATCGATGCGGGGACCGTGCGCCATGTGTTCACTCACGCGACACTCGATCTGGCGGTCCGTCGTTATACCGGCGACACATTGCCGCCCGGCGCGGGCGAATGGTGGCCGGTCGGCAGGATTGACGAAGCCGGATTGCCGACCTTGTTTGCCAAGGCGGCAAGGCTTGCGTCAGCTTAGATGATCCCGCCGCCCAGTGTCAGCCGCAATGCCGCAATCGCCAGCACGACGAGGCAGAAATTACGACCGCCTTTACTGGACGATAATTGCCCCAGAACCGCCCCGATCACAATCAGCGGAAGCGCAAACCAGTTGGCCCAGCCAAGCAGGGGAATGGTTGCAGGGATGACGATTACCAGGGATATGATTCCCAGGATAAATGAGAGGATGTTCAGCATGTGTATTATATAAATAGCGCACCTCTGATTTGCAAGCGCCTCTTGATGCTTGCCCACGCAACTGCAATCAGTCGCAAAACGATACGAACAAACGCAATATGCGAAACGTACTAAAGGACAAACCGACATGAAGCCCCAGCATTTCTCTACACCCGAAGTTTCGCGCCGGTCGCTTTTGCGTGGGGGCGCTTTTCTGGGGGCCGGGGCCGCGCTTGCCGGCCTTCCGGTGGGCCGTATGGCATTGGCGCATGACTCGCATCCAACGCGCTGGAATACGGTCAGCAAGATGGTTGATACCTATGTCGAGCAGGGCAAGGTCGCAAATATGCAGGCTGCTATGGGCTGGGGCCAGGGTTCGTTGGAGATGATCAGCAAAGGCACTTTGGCCAAGGGCGCAAGCGCCGAGGTGGACCAGCATTCGCTCTATCGGATATATTCCATGACCAAGCCGGTAACCGGCATGGCCATCATGATGTTGATCGACGACGGAAAGCTCGGTCTCGACCAGCCGCTGGCCGAAATCCTGCCCGCTTTCGCAAACATGAAAGTGCAGCGGGTGGCTGACGGGCCGATAGATGATGTGGTCGATGCAGCGCGTCCGATCACGGTCCGGCATTTGCTTACGCATACTGCGGGCCTTGGCTATGGCATCATCCAGAAAGGTCCGATCAAGGACGCTTACGAAGCCGATGGTATTTCGCCGGGTGCAGTCAGCCGGATGCCGATTCTTGGCGTGGGACGTGCCAAACCTGCGCCAAGCCTTGAAATATTTGCCAATAACCTTGCCCGGCTGCCGCTGGTCTATCAGCCTGGCACGGTCTGGAGCTATTCGGTATCGCTCGATCTGCTCGGCCGCGTTGTCGAAGTTGCCACCGGTACACCGTTCGATAGCTGGCTGGACGAGAACATCTTCAAGCCCGCTGGCATGAATTCCACCTGGTTCCAGGTCCCGACAAGCGAAACCGGACGCCTCACGACAAATTATGCGGTGTTTGGCGGCGCGCTGCTGCCGATCGATCCTGCCGGAGCGTCGATTTTCACAGACAAGCCGGCATTCCCGTTTGGCGGGGCAGGGCTGGTATCGAGCCCGCACGATTATGATCGGTTCCTGCGATTGCTGCTGGGTTACGGCGTGATTGACGGAAAACGGGTGATGGGGGAACTCGCAGTCCGCGTGGGCACGTCGAATTTACTACCTGCCGCAGTCGATACGACCGGTACATTTGCCGACGGGGCGGGCTTTGGCGCTGGCGGAAGGGTCGGACTTGGCGAACAGGCGGGCACGTTCGGATGGGGCGGGGCTGCCGGCACCGTCGCACTGGTCGATATGAAACGCGGCCTGCGTGCGGCACTGTTCACTCAATATATGCCGTCCGATGCTTACGCGGTGCACGGCGATTTTCCCAAAGCAGTTGCGGCTGACATGATGGCGATGGCCAGCGGAGCCTGAGCCGGATGAGCGGGATCATCACCGCATTTTCGGGCTCGCCCATTGACCGTGCCGATCACATTCGCGGGGATGCCGATGCTCTGGCGGGTCTGCTGGATTGGCGTGCAAAAACGCTGGTCATGGACGGACTAGAGCCGCAAATATCCGGTGATGGAACATTGGTGTGGGAAACATTGGCCGATGTACCTCCCGAGGCGGAGCTGGTTTTTCTGGGTCTGATGGGGGGTAAGGCTTGCTTTGCTGCCGTGCCTGATAAGGGATCGCCCGAACCGCCTTATGCCAACCCGCGCGCGTGGCAGGCGATGCAAACTCTCGGACCGGCGGATCTGGCAATATATGGCGGTGCACGCAGTCTGGTCGATTGGCATGCAAGGCACCGGTTTTGTGCGCGCTGCGGCCAGGGAACGACAATCGCGAAGGGGGGGTGGCAGCGCAATTGCGGCGCCTGCGCAGCGCAGCATTTCCCGCGTGTCGATCCGGTTACCATCATGTTGGTGGAACATGATGGCCGGTTGTTGCTTGGCCGCCAGCCGCGCTTCCCGCCGAAGATATTCTCCGCGCTGGCAGGCTTTGTCGAACCGGGCGAGACATTGGAGGAGGCCGTTGCGCGCGAAGTGCATGAGGAAGCGGGACTGCGGGTCCGCGATGTGACATATGTGGCCAGCCAACCCTGGCCATTTCCAAGCCAGATGATGATCGGCTGTCATTCCTTCGCAGACGATCCTGAACTGACCATCGACAAGACCGAACTGGATGATGCGCGCTGGTTCACCCGCGATGATCTGGAAAATGCGCGCGCTGCGGGCGAACACGGCACGGACGATCTGATTTTTCCGCGATCCTTTGCCATCGCGCATGATCTGGTTACCTGGTGGCTCGACAAATGACCGGCTTAAATCCGCGCAAAATGGCCATCGATATCTACTCGGATGTGATGTGCCCGTGGTGCATCATCGGATACGGACAATTGCAGCAGGCGCTCGATCAACTGGCCGGCGAAATCGAGGCTCAAATCCGCTGGCGGCCATTCGAACTCAATCCCGATATGGCGCCCGAGGGCGAAGATCGCACCGAGCATATCGCCCGGAAATATGGTCGGACGCTGGACGAAAGCAAAGACATCCAATCGCAGATGCGCCAGGTGGCCGGGCAGGCCCGCGTATCGCTGGATTACGAAGGAAACCAAGACCCTGCGCCGCCTGCAATGATGTGGAACACCTTCGGCGCGCATATTCTGCTCACATATGTACTTGATGAATACGGGCCGGACAAGCAAACTGCGGTTAAGCTCGCGCTGTTTCGCGCCCATTTCAATGAACGCCGCCGGATCGGCGCGCGCGATGTGCTTCTGGAACTGGCCGAGGCTGAGGGTATCGAACGCGCGGCAGCGGTGGCTGCGCTGGACGACAAAGCGTTGGCGGCCCGTGTCCGCGCGGCAGAGCGCCAGGCCTTCGAAGCCAACATTACCGGTGTTCCCGCCATGATAATAGACGGCAAGTTCCTGATTCCGGGGGCACAACAGCCAGATGTCTATGTGAATGCACTAAGACGCGTGGCCGCAAAAACAGGGTAAATCGCGGAAAGACGCACGCAATTTCGTTAGACGCTGGCGCTACTCTTTTCTTTACTTTGGGACTACACAAAGGCCCGACTGCGCGAACAGCCGGGCCTTTTTTACCATGTATGATCCGGATCAGTCGTCGTATTGTGCTTCGAGTTGATCCGTTAGCCTTTCGCCAGCGCGGATTTCGGCCAGTGCCGCCTCGACAACCGGGCGCGAGCCTGCATCTATGGTTCCAGCTTCCAGCGCGGCTTCGAACTTCTTCACGAGATAATCTTCGCCTTCCTCAACCCGCTCTACCGCTGCTTCGTCGCCTTTTTCGAACAGATCGGTAATGCTCATCCACAACTTGTGAAGACCGCCTGCTGCAGTACCTTTCGTTACCAGATCGCCGCCTACACGCTGCAATTCGGCATTAAGCGTATCAAGCGT encodes the following:
- the nudC gene encoding NAD(+) diphosphatase; translated protein: MSGIITAFSGSPIDRADHIRGDADALAGLLDWRAKTLVMDGLEPQISGDGTLVWETLADVPPEAELVFLGLMGGKACFAAVPDKGSPEPPYANPRAWQAMQTLGPADLAIYGGARSLVDWHARHRFCARCGQGTTIAKGGWQRNCGACAAQHFPRVDPVTIMLVEHDGRLLLGRQPRFPPKIFSALAGFVEPGETLEEAVAREVHEEAGLRVRDVTYVASQPWPFPSQMMIGCHSFADDPELTIDKTELDDARWFTRDDLENARAAGEHGTDDLIFPRSFAIAHDLVTWWLDK
- a CDS encoding serine hydrolase domain-containing protein, which translates into the protein MKPQHFSTPEVSRRSLLRGGAFLGAGAALAGLPVGRMALAHDSHPTRWNTVSKMVDTYVEQGKVANMQAAMGWGQGSLEMISKGTLAKGASAEVDQHSLYRIYSMTKPVTGMAIMMLIDDGKLGLDQPLAEILPAFANMKVQRVADGPIDDVVDAARPITVRHLLTHTAGLGYGIIQKGPIKDAYEADGISPGAVSRMPILGVGRAKPAPSLEIFANNLARLPLVYQPGTVWSYSVSLDLLGRVVEVATGTPFDSWLDENIFKPAGMNSTWFQVPTSETGRLTTNYAVFGGALLPIDPAGASIFTDKPAFPFGGAGLVSSPHDYDRFLRLLLGYGVIDGKRVMGELAVRVGTSNLLPAAVDTTGTFADGAGFGAGGRVGLGEQAGTFGWGGAAGTVALVDMKRGLRAALFTQYMPSDAYAVHGDFPKAVAADMMAMASGA
- a CDS encoding PA2169 family four-helix-bundle protein, which produces MATTNAALETLIDTVYDSVDGYRKAAETATTPKLKTILGQQADKRQKTLDTLNAELQRVGGDLVTKGTAAGGLHKLWMSITDLFEKGDEAAVERVEEGEDYLVKKFEAALEAGTIDAGSRPVVEAALAEIRAGERLTDQLEAQYDD
- a CDS encoding DsbA family oxidoreductase, producing the protein MTGLNPRKMAIDIYSDVMCPWCIIGYGQLQQALDQLAGEIEAQIRWRPFELNPDMAPEGEDRTEHIARKYGRTLDESKDIQSQMRQVAGQARVSLDYEGNQDPAPPAMMWNTFGAHILLTYVLDEYGPDKQTAVKLALFRAHFNERRRIGARDVLLELAEAEGIERAAAVAALDDKALAARVRAAERQAFEANITGVPAMIIDGKFLIPGAQQPDVYVNALRRVAAKTG
- a CDS encoding DUF721 domain-containing protein, whose amino-acid sequence is MERDDRKPRAKAPQIAKKHLFRKYERPRGGQAKQISDLMPQIGRTAFRRFGFVQSSVVTRWPEIVGPTHARVCSPEAIRFPPGEKSEGILQLVVLPAHAPLIQHVIPEIIERVNRFFGYAAVSRVKLRQGEVKPPRAETPPTAPPSLKPIPMELGESLRDIGDPELRTVLESLARSMGSPDDETE
- a CDS encoding A/G-specific adenine glycosylase, translated to MTASKHRNSARISPLLLKWYDLCARSLVWRAPPGHPPADPYHVWLSEVMLQQTTTAAVTPYFKKFINRWPTVEALAAAPEEDIMAAWAGLGYYSRARNLAKCARQIAKLGAFPQAEDDLRKLPGLGAYTAAAIASIAFGKRAVVVDANVERVVSRLFAIVAPLPAARKAIRVAADAITPAIRAGDHAQAMMDLGATVCTSREPRCLLCPLTKYCEARATGEPGRFPVKPPKKTKPERKGTAFWIERGGNVWLVKRASKGMLGGMRALPDDGWTARNDGSGDSPLSGDWIDAGTVRHVFTHATLDLAVRRYTGDTLPPGAGEWWPVGRIDEAGLPTLFAKAARLASA